In Thermoproteota archaeon, one DNA window encodes the following:
- a CDS encoding Lrp/AsnC family transcriptional regulator, which yields MHRFDELDMKLLFELTKDGSISVPNLSKKLNINASVLYSRIKRLMKKKLIKKFTIVIDDTLLGFGVKASVGINRDPKLKESIHKQLMEIPDVVSISEVTGRFDIMIRVFAENLEALHTVVIEKIGKIDGIQGTETFVELQKTEKDPVYLIK from the coding sequence TTGCACCGCTTTGATGAACTTGACATGAAATTACTCTTTGAGTTAACAAAGGACGGTTCAATCTCTGTTCCAAATCTATCAAAGAAGCTAAACATCAATGCATCGGTGCTATACAGCCGAATAAAGCGCCTGATGAAAAAGAAACTCATCAAAAAATTCACCATAGTAATTGATGACACTCTCTTGGGATTTGGAGTAAAGGCCTCAGTTGGAATAAACCGAGATCCAAAACTAAAGGAGAGCATTCACAAGCAGCTCATGGAGATTCCAGACGTTGTATCAATCTCCGAAGTCACAGGCAGATTTGATATAATGATTCGAGTCTTTGCTGAAAATCTAGAGGCACTTCATACTGTAGTTATTGAAAAGATTGGCAAGATTGATGGAATTCAGGGAACCGAAACATTTGTCGAACTGCAAAAAACCGAAAAGGATCCGGTATATCTGATAAAATAA
- a CDS encoding 50S ribosomal protein L11 produces the protein MAEAQKISSLVTGGQASAGPPLGPALGPMGVNIMEVINAINEKTKDFDGMKVPVTVSVYPDTKKYEIEIGIPSAAALIMKEAGVQKGSGTPNTEFAGDIPMDAVVKVAKTKLETSYATSIKSVAKTIIGTCRSLGIKVEGKSPKDITAEINEGKWDAKFQ, from the coding sequence ATTTCATCACTCGTAACAGGCGGACAAGCATCAGCAGGTCCTCCATTAGGTCCAGCACTTGGTCCAATGGGTGTAAACATCATGGAAGTCATCAATGCCATTAATGAAAAGACAAAAGACTTTGATGGAATGAAAGTTCCAGTTACGGTTTCAGTTTATCCAGATACCAAAAAGTATGAAATTGAGATTGGCATTCCATCTGCTGCAGCATTAATCATGAAAGAGGCAGGAGTTCAAAAAGGCTCAGGCACTCCAAACACTGAATTTGCTGGAGATATTCCAATGGATGCAGTGGTAAAAGTAGCAAAGACAAAACTAGAGACATCTTATGCCACATCAATCAAATCAGTTGCAAAGACCATCATTGGTACCTGTAGAAGCCTTGGAATCAAGGTGGAAGGAAAATCTCCTAAAGATATCACTGCAGAGATTAATGAGGGTAAATGGGACGCAAAGTTCCAGTAG